A region from the Hydrogenimonas sp. genome encodes:
- a CDS encoding transcriptional regulator, Crp/Fnr family, translating into MELFNIVISGGVKLLLTDPGSGRSIAPFVLHAGDVFDVFSLLDGKKHITFPVTLQNSLILRAPMDEARRWFTEFTELNAMMLPYLGGMMRQLESFSESLVFDDTATRLAKLILKHTDAGSEENKHSPVHLINRISHETMAEMIGSVRSVVTTQLNRMREEGLILSKRGKLLVKELEHLKERYNL; encoded by the coding sequence GTGGAACTCTTCAATATCGTCATAAGCGGTGGAGTGAAACTGCTCCTGACAGATCCTGGAAGCGGAAGGAGCATAGCTCCTTTCGTTCTTCATGCGGGAGATGTTTTCGACGTTTTCTCACTTCTTGATGGAAAAAAACATATAACTTTTCCGGTAACGCTGCAAAACAGCCTCATTCTGCGAGCACCTATGGATGAAGCGAGAAGATGGTTTACCGAATTTACGGAGCTAAATGCGATGATGCTGCCATATCTGGGCGGTATGATGCGGCAGCTCGAATCGTTTTCCGAGAGCCTGGTATTCGACGACACCGCCACCAGGTTGGCGAAACTCATTCTCAAACATACAGATGCCGGCAGTGAAGAGAATAAACACTCTCCCGTACATCTGATAAATCGAATTTCCCACGAAACCATGGCAGAGATGATAGGGTCCGTACGATCGGTAGTCACTACACAACTGAACAGAATGAGAGAAGAGGGGCTGATTCTCTCAAAGCGCGGAAAACTGCTTGTAAAAGAGCTGGAACACCTCAAAGAGAGATACAACCTCTAA